From a single Calothrix sp. NIES-2098 genomic region:
- a CDS encoding prevent-host-death family protein — MSQQYSIEQIPVNFDRIIEEVEQGEPIQITRQGKQVAVILSTAEYERLVNQTSNFWESLAQFRQEIIEEGIEINSDEVWKDVRDSSSQVQMNL; from the coding sequence ATGTCTCAGCAATATTCTATTGAACAGATTCCGGTTAACTTCGACAGAATTATTGAAGAAGTTGAACAAGGCGAACCAATACAAATTACACGGCAAGGTAAGCAAGTAGCAGTTATTCTTTCAACCGCAGAATACGAGCGATTAGTTAATCAAACCTCGAATTTTTGGGAATCTTTAGCACAATTTCGCCAAGAAATAATAGAAGAAGGCATTGAGATTAACTCCGATGAAGTATGGAAGGATGTACGCGATAGCTCATCTCAAGTTCAAATGAATCTGTGA
- a CDS encoding proton-translocating NADH-quinone oxidoreductase, chain M, with amino-acid sequence MIADRFPWLTAIVLLPLVASLLIPVLPDKDGKRVRWYALGVGIADFALMCYAFWQHYDANSASFQLVENYAWMPQLGLNWAVSVDGLSAPLVLLAGFVTTLSMFSAWQVDRRPKLFYFLMLVLYSAQIGVFVAQDLLLFFIMWEVELIPVYLLVCIWGGQKRRYAATKFLLYTAAASIFILVAALAMALYGGGTMTFDIAALGMKDFPLGLELLLYAGLLIAFGVKLAIFPLHTWLPDAHGEASAPVSMILAGVLLKMGGYGLIRLNLELLPDAHVYFAPVLAILGVVNIIYGALNSFAQTNMKRRLAYSSISHMGFVLLGIASFTDLGINGAMLQMISHGLIASVLFFLAGVTYDRTHTMSMEDMGGIGQLMPKVFALFTIGAMASLALPGMSGFVGELSVFVGLTTSDIYSSAFCTVTVFLAAVGVILTPIYLLSMLRQVFYGTGKAPNCNLADGSWKYQEAEEAVCFGTDCVLPTEAVYRDASPREVFIAACFILLIIGIGFYPKVAMQMYDVKTVAVNAQVRQSYTVISQANPGIYASGFLAPKIAEPEVAPVLATMK; translated from the coding sequence ATGATAGCGGATCGATTTCCCTGGCTTACCGCGATTGTTCTACTGCCACTGGTTGCTTCCCTGCTCATCCCTGTGCTGCCTGATAAAGATGGCAAGCGCGTGCGGTGGTATGCCCTTGGCGTAGGTATCGCAGATTTTGCTTTGATGTGTTACGCCTTTTGGCAGCATTACGATGCGAACAGTGCTAGTTTTCAACTCGTGGAGAATTACGCCTGGATGCCGCAGTTAGGTTTGAACTGGGCCGTATCAGTCGATGGGTTGTCAGCTCCACTAGTGCTGCTGGCAGGATTTGTCACCACACTCTCGATGTTTTCCGCATGGCAAGTCGATCGCAGACCGAAGCTATTCTACTTTTTAATGCTGGTGCTGTATTCGGCACAGATAGGAGTGTTTGTTGCTCAAGACTTACTGCTGTTTTTCATCATGTGGGAAGTCGAGCTGATTCCTGTCTACCTGCTCGTTTGCATTTGGGGCGGACAGAAGCGCCGCTATGCAGCCACAAAATTTTTGTTATATACCGCAGCCGCTTCTATATTTATTCTCGTAGCAGCACTGGCAATGGCGCTCTACGGTGGCGGCACAATGACCTTTGATATAGCAGCTTTGGGGATGAAAGATTTTCCCCTTGGTCTAGAACTACTGTTATATGCAGGATTATTAATTGCCTTTGGTGTTAAGCTGGCTATTTTCCCTCTACACACCTGGTTGCCTGATGCCCACGGTGAAGCATCTGCACCTGTATCGATGATTTTGGCAGGCGTGTTGCTGAAGATGGGCGGATATGGACTGATTCGCTTAAACCTTGAACTTTTACCTGACGCACACGTTTACTTTGCACCTGTTTTAGCGATTTTGGGCGTTGTCAACATTATTTATGGTGCGTTGAACTCTTTTGCTCAGACCAACATGAAGCGACGCTTGGCGTATTCGTCAATTTCCCACATGGGATTTGTACTGCTGGGGATTGCGTCCTTCACCGATTTGGGAATCAACGGTGCAATGTTGCAGATGATTTCTCACGGTTTGATTGCATCGGTGCTGTTCTTCTTGGCTGGGGTGACTTATGACCGTACCCATACAATGTCAATGGAAGATATGGGTGGTATTGGTCAACTGATGCCCAAAGTATTTGCACTGTTTACAATTGGTGCAATGGCTTCCCTGGCTCTCCCTGGTATGAGTGGGTTTGTTGGGGAACTGTCGGTCTTCGTTGGTTTAACTACCAGTGATATTTACAGTTCGGCTTTCTGTACAGTCACAGTTTTCTTAGCCGCAGTGGGAGTGATTTTGACACCAATCTATCTACTTTCGATGCTGCGACAAGTATTTTACGGTACTGGTAAAGCACCTAACTGTAACCTTGCAGATGGCAGCTGGAAGTATCAAGAAGCAGAAGAAGCGGTTTGTTTTGGTACAGATTGCGTTCTACCTACCGAAGCAGTATATAGAGATGCTAGCCCCCGTGAAGTGTTTATTGCTGCCTGCTTTATCCTGCTGATTATTGGTATTGGTTTTTATCCCAAGGTCGCTATGCAGATGTACGATGTGAAGACTGTGGCAGTGAATGCTCAGGTTCGCCAATCTTACACCGTCATCTCGCAAGCGAATCCAGGGATTTATGCTAGTGGATTCTTAGCTCCCAAGATTGCAGAACCTGAAGTAGCACCAGTTTTGGCAACAATGAAGTAA
- a CDS encoding pseudouridine synthase, translating to MDELHPLSDFIDCKIRVNNASPTYYYEGYCPQSGNLLKLPRTSLVEAIAQSLMQQLAKDEIYTQEGKMYGILLVELPTGEQRVIKAFSGLLNGCSVVEGWVPPISGREEVALEEAKTLAELEAIKQELITLNQLPERQQYEILSREFAQQLQAMRDRHRDRKHQRHEKRQLICATLTGEALTIAIEQLDEESRQQGIEQRQLKRQHNEVLQPLKQVIAAADKRMQELKQQRKQLSRQLQAQMQAAYTLMNFLGQRRSLQQLMPQGLPTGTGDCCAPKLLQYAATHNLKPLAMAEFWWGTKSTDGDKIPGRFYGACAERCQPLMGFLLSGFSEINSSRLLSVNQEKDETLSIIYEDKWLIAVNKPAGLLSVPGRYFDTQDSVLSRLRNSLPDGMSLNTVHRLDRDTSGILLLARDRQTYRQLSIQFQQQQIHKVYEALLAGIVTVDRGVIELPLWGNPDNRPYQQVDWEYGKPSITHFQVLAREGNYTRVEFTPLTGRTHQLRVHAADVQGLGVAILGDRLYGCNQVASRLYLHARELSFQHPHLEETLQIQAKTPF from the coding sequence ATGGATGAGCTTCATCCACTTTCAGATTTTATTGACTGTAAAATTCGAGTCAACAACGCATCCCCAACTTACTACTATGAAGGGTATTGTCCTCAAAGCGGTAATTTGCTGAAACTACCACGCACTTCTTTGGTAGAAGCGATCGCTCAAAGTTTAATGCAACAACTTGCCAAGGATGAAATTTATACTCAAGAAGGCAAGATGTATGGAATATTGTTAGTTGAACTACCGACTGGCGAACAGCGAGTTATTAAAGCGTTCTCCGGGTTACTGAATGGTTGTAGTGTAGTTGAAGGTTGGGTTCCGCCAATTTCGGGACGAGAGGAAGTTGCTTTAGAAGAAGCCAAAACTTTGGCAGAATTGGAAGCTATTAAGCAAGAATTAATTACCTTAAACCAACTCCCCGAAAGACAGCAATACGAAATTCTGTCTCGTGAATTTGCACAGCAGTTGCAAGCAATGCGCGATCGCCATCGCGATCGCAAACATCAGCGTCACGAAAAACGTCAGCTAATCTGCGCTACACTCACGGGCGAAGCACTGACTATTGCTATTGAACAACTTGATGAAGAAAGCCGTCAGCAGGGAATTGAACAACGTCAACTTAAACGCCAGCATAATGAAGTATTGCAGCCGTTGAAGCAGGTAATCGCAGCAGCAGACAAGCGGATGCAGGAACTGAAACAACAGCGCAAACAACTTTCCCGCCAACTGCAAGCACAGATGCAAGCGGCTTACACCCTAATGAATTTTTTGGGACAAAGGCGATCGCTACAACAATTAATGCCACAAGGCTTACCGACAGGTACAGGTGACTGTTGCGCACCCAAACTATTACAATATGCGGCTACCCATAATTTAAAACCATTAGCAATGGCAGAATTTTGGTGGGGAACTAAATCTACCGATGGAGACAAAATTCCCGGAAGATTTTATGGTGCTTGTGCAGAACGCTGTCAGCCGTTGATGGGATTTTTATTATCAGGTTTCTCAGAAATTAACTCTTCAAGGCTGTTATCTGTTAATCAAGAGAAAGACGAAACACTATCGATTATTTATGAAGATAAATGGTTAATTGCCGTCAATAAACCTGCGGGATTACTATCAGTTCCCGGTCGTTATTTTGATACTCAAGATAGCGTTCTTAGTCGTTTGCGAAATTCATTACCGGATGGGATGTCACTCAATACCGTGCATCGTCTAGATCGAGACACATCTGGTATTTTGTTATTAGCACGCGATCGCCAAACTTATCGCCAACTGAGCATACAATTTCAACAACAGCAAATTCACAAAGTTTATGAAGCCCTACTTGCTGGTATTGTCACCGTAGATCGAGGTGTAATTGAATTACCACTTTGGGGAAATCCTGATAATCGCCCTTATCAACAAGTTGATTGGGAATACGGTAAACCCAGCATTACCCATTTTCAAGTTCTAGCCAGAGAAGGAAACTATACTCGTGTTGAGTTTACACCTCTAACCGGACGCACCCATCAATTAAGAGTTCATGCTGCTGATGTGCAAGGGTTAGGAGTAGCTATTTTGGGCGATCGCCTTTATGGTTGTAATCAAGTTGCCAGTCGCTTATATTTGCACGCCAGGGAACTCTCTTTCCAGCATCCACACTTGGAAGAGACCCTGCAAATACAGGCAAAGACACCATTTTGA
- a CDS encoding pentapeptide repeat protein, which yields MSKKLVDPSELLNRYAAGERNFSNIYIEGADELASANLSGIILNGAVFAEMLLNEINLSGSKLRETDFGQASLYGANLCGADLTRANLRYAVLDSANFSDACLVDAHLKGASMGHANFTRCNLSGAEISENPWLEGAIFCNTIMPDGSIRIPNT from the coding sequence ATGAGTAAAAAATTGGTTGATCCCAGTGAGTTGTTGAATAGGTATGCTGCTGGAGAAAGAAATTTTAGTAACATCTACATTGAAGGTGCTGACGAATTGGCTAGTGCCAACTTGAGCGGTATCATCTTGAATGGTGCTGTGTTTGCCGAAATGCTTTTGAACGAGATCAATCTCAGCGGTTCTAAGCTGCGGGAGACTGATTTTGGGCAAGCTTCCTTATATGGAGCCAATCTTTGTGGAGCAGATTTGACACGAGCTAATTTGCGTTATGCCGTTCTCGATAGCGCAAATTTTAGTGATGCTTGTTTGGTCGATGCTCACCTCAAAGGAGCTAGTATGGGTCATGCCAATTTCACCCGATGCAACTTGAGTGGAGCAGAGATCAGTGAAAATCCTTGGTTAGAAGGTGCTATATTCTGCAACACTATTATGCCAGATGGAAGTATCCGTATTCCCAACACCTGA
- a CDS encoding putative methyltransferase, with translation MVNQINLWTSADHALKYLAQADSIPHRTEGEAVLLEHVPKTVKRILDLGTGDGRLLALLKLDRPQAQSIAVDFSATMLEAVKTRFVRDTTVQVIAHNLDEPLPELGSFDAVVSSFAIHHLTHDRKLALYTEIFQILEPGGIFCNLEHVASPTPALHKHFLHSIGFTLETEDPSNKLLDVETQLGWLREIGFIDVDCYWKWLELALLIGLKPNSSNV, from the coding sequence TTGGTTAATCAAATCAACCTCTGGACTTCTGCTGACCATGCTTTGAAATATCTGGCTCAAGCAGATTCTATACCCCACCGTACTGAAGGTGAAGCAGTTTTACTAGAACACGTTCCCAAGACTGTAAAGCGCATTCTGGATTTAGGTACTGGTGATGGTCGTTTACTAGCACTACTCAAACTTGACCGTCCCCAGGCGCAAAGTATCGCTGTTGATTTTTCCGCAACTATGTTAGAGGCGGTAAAAACTCGCTTTGTTAGGGATACAACAGTACAGGTAATTGCCCATAATTTAGATGAACCTCTGCCAGAATTAGGTTCCTTTGACGCAGTAGTTTCTAGCTTTGCTATCCATCACCTTACCCACGATCGCAAACTTGCTCTGTACACGGAAATTTTTCAAATATTGGAACCTGGTGGTATTTTCTGCAATTTAGAGCATGTTGCTTCACCCACACCAGCATTACACAAGCATTTTTTACACTCAATTGGTTTCACTTTAGAAACTGAAGACCCATCCAATAAACTTTTAGATGTAGAAACACAGTTGGGTTGGTTGCGCGAGATTGGCTTTATTGATGTGGATTGTTATTGGAAGTGGCTAGAACTGGCGCTGTTGATTGGCTTGAAACCTAATTCAAGTAATGTTTGA
- a CDS encoding chorismate mutase, translating to MRAIRGATTVSENTTEAIREAVTELLDELEKRNHLQPKDIISVTFSVTRDLDAIFPAAIARTRPAWDGVAMLDVQQMHVEGSLQRCIRFLIHVYLPASAPIYHTYLRHAANLRPDWSLPQTLPGSPQVVESKV from the coding sequence ATGCGGGCTATTCGTGGAGCAACAACCGTTTCAGAAAACACAACTGAAGCGATTAGAGAAGCGGTGACAGAACTACTAGATGAATTGGAAAAACGCAATCATCTCCAACCAAAAGATATTATCAGTGTTACGTTTTCGGTGACACGGGATTTGGATGCGATTTTTCCAGCTGCGATCGCCAGAACACGTCCTGCTTGGGATGGTGTGGCAATGTTGGATGTGCAGCAAATGCACGTTGAAGGCAGCTTACAGCGCTGTATCCGCTTTTTAATCCACGTTTACCTGCCAGCCTCCGCACCAATTTATCATACCTATTTGCGTCATGCTGCTAACCTGCGCCCTGACTGGAGTTTGCCTCAGACGTTACCAGGATCGCCGCAAGTAGTAGAGTCAAAAGTCTAA
- a CDS encoding signal peptide peptidase A, translated as MVWPFKPRFSKQIARIEITGAISSATRKRVLEALKTVEEKKFPALLLRIDSPGGTVGDSQEIYSALKRLRDKMKIVASFGNISASGGVYIGMGAEHIMANPGTITGSIGVILRGNNLERLLDKIGISFKVIKSGPYKDILAFDRELTEPEQHILQELIDISYQQFVQTVAEARSLGVETVKSFADGRIFTGQQALELGVVDRLGTEEDARRWTAELAGLDPEKTPCFTLEEPKPFLSRFLPGSRQVSSGIGAGIDWLEFEMSTSGLPLWLYRP; from the coding sequence ATGGTTTGGCCCTTTAAGCCCAGGTTTAGTAAACAAATTGCTCGGATTGAAATTACTGGTGCAATATCCAGCGCTACTCGCAAACGCGTGCTAGAAGCACTAAAAACTGTAGAGGAAAAAAAATTTCCAGCATTACTGCTACGGATTGATAGTCCTGGCGGAACAGTGGGGGATTCTCAAGAAATATACAGCGCCCTAAAACGCCTGCGGGACAAAATGAAAATTGTTGCCAGTTTTGGTAATATTTCGGCTTCTGGCGGTGTCTACATTGGCATGGGAGCCGAACACATCATGGCAAACCCAGGTACAATTACGGGCAGTATTGGTGTAATTTTGCGAGGAAATAACTTAGAACGCTTGCTAGACAAAATTGGGATTTCTTTCAAGGTGATTAAATCCGGCCCCTACAAAGATATTTTGGCATTCGACCGAGAACTGACGGAACCAGAACAACACATTCTGCAAGAGTTGATTGACATTAGTTATCAGCAGTTTGTACAAACAGTTGCGGAAGCCCGTTCTTTAGGGGTAGAAACTGTTAAAAGTTTTGCCGATGGTCGGATTTTTACTGGACAGCAAGCTTTAGAGTTAGGAGTTGTAGATCGTCTGGGAACAGAGGAAGATGCACGCCGCTGGACAGCAGAACTAGCCGGACTCGATCCTGAAAAAACACCATGCTTTACCCTAGAAGAACCTAAACCTTTTTTAAGTCGATTTTTACCAGGAAGTCGTCAGGTTTCATCAGGGATTGGGGCTGGTATTGACTGGCTGGAATTTGAAATGTCAACCAGCGGTTTACCCCTGTGGTTATATCGACCATAA
- a CDS encoding transposase IS200-like protein: MALWRLYYHLVWATKERQPLITPNNETKLYNYIIGKADSLGCIINAIGGIDNHIHLVASISPSLSISAFVQNITCL, translated from the coding sequence ATGGCTTTGTGGCGACTTTACTATCATCTTGTTTGGGCAACAAAAGAGCGTCAGCCATTAATTACGCCAAATAATGAAACGAAACTCTATAATTACATAATTGGTAAAGCTGATTCTCTGGGTTGTATTATTAATGCAATTGGTGGGATAGACAACCACATTCATTTAGTCGCTTCAATTTCACCTAGCCTTTCTATTTCGGCTTTTGTCCAAAACATCACTTGTTTGTAG
- a CDS encoding putative Ser/Thr protein phosphatase family protein, producing MKSRKWLKKASRLTVQCLRWVILLVICTLLYARVIEPNWIEINSLELTLPHLSSEFNGYRIVQISDIHRDRWMNSRYLERVISLVNQQKPDLVAITGDIVTRNSPTFIPTLKAPLSQLKSQDKTVAVLGNHDYENDSDAIIQTIEQSGILHLGNYVYTLKRGSAMLHIAGVDDITAGKDRLDLVLQQLPEEGAAILLAHEPDFADISAMTKRFDLQLSGHSHGGQIRLPFFPPLALPSLSEKYYSGSYQVGEMIQYTNRGIGMAGVHLRFGARPEITVFTLAAPKHD from the coding sequence TTGAAAAGTCGTAAGTGGCTCAAAAAAGCCAGCAGATTAACCGTTCAATGCTTGCGATGGGTTATTTTGTTGGTAATTTGTACCTTATTATACGCCAGGGTAATTGAACCTAATTGGATAGAGATCAATTCTTTGGAATTAACTCTACCGCATTTGTCATCAGAATTTAATGGCTATCGCATTGTCCAAATCAGCGACATTCATCGAGATCGATGGATGAATTCGCGTTATTTGGAACGTGTTATTAGCTTAGTGAATCAACAAAAACCTGACTTAGTAGCAATTACAGGTGATATAGTCACGCGTAATTCGCCTACATTCATCCCTACTCTTAAGGCTCCTTTAAGTCAACTCAAATCCCAAGATAAAACTGTGGCTGTCTTGGGTAATCATGACTATGAGAATGACTCAGATGCAATAATTCAAACAATAGAACAAAGCGGTATCTTGCATTTGGGGAATTATGTTTATACTCTCAAGCGGGGTAGTGCAATGCTGCATATTGCTGGTGTCGATGATATCACTGCTGGAAAAGACCGCTTAGATTTAGTATTACAGCAGTTACCAGAGGAAGGAGCAGCAATTTTATTAGCACATGAGCCAGATTTTGCTGATATCAGCGCTATGACAAAGCGGTTTGATTTGCAACTATCGGGACATTCTCATGGTGGACAAATACGTTTACCTTTTTTCCCACCTCTGGCTTTACCATCGCTGAGTGAAAAGTATTATTCAGGAAGCTATCAAGTAGGAGAAATGATTCAATATACAAATCGTGGAATCGGGATGGCTGGAGTGCATTTGCGATTCGGTGCGCGTCCTGAGATTACTGTGTTTACTTTAGCTGCACCGAAGCATGATTGA